From the genome of Nitrospirota bacterium:
CGCTACGCCCCTGATACAGTCAGAAGACCCGAGGATAATAAAGCTTGCAAGGGAAATTGCCGGCAGCGAGAAAAATTCCCTGAAAGCCGCAAGGCTTTTGTATGAATGGGTATTCAATAACATAGAGAAGACGCCGAGCATAACAATCCCCAGCGCCGTTGACGTGCTTAATGCAAAAAAAGGCGACTGCAATGAACTTACAACCATCTATGTGGCTTTAGCGCGCGCCATAGGCCTGCCGTCTAAAATGCTCATCGGCATTGTTTACAGGCAGGGCGCCTTCTACTATCATGCATGGCCTGAGGTGTTTGTGGGAAAATGGATTGCAATTGACCCGACACTCGGAGAATTTCCAGTTGATGCAAAGTACATCAGGCTTATCAGCGGCGACCCCGGCAAACAGCTTGTTATAGCAAGGGTCATCAATAATATTTCGCTTGAAGGGATAGAGTATAGATGATAGGGGGCAAGGGGCTATCGGTTAAAGATTCAAGTAAAAATTATCAATTAACAATTATCATTTAAAATTGATAAATGTTAATTTTGCATTTTGCAATGAAAGAAATACTTTAGCCCTTGCGCTAAAATTTGTAGAAGCAATTTAATGGAGAATGAGTACAGGTGATCAAACTCTCTAATATAGGGAAGAACTTCGGGGACTACTGGGCAATAAGGTACCTTGACATTGAAGTGGCAAAGGGAAGAATTTTCGGGTTTCTGGGACCTAACGGCGCAGGGAAAACAACCACTGTTAAGATGATTGCAGGACTCTTAAAACCCGCTGCAGGGCAAATATTTGCAGGCGGGCATGATGTTGTACAGGAGCCTCTAAAGGCAAAATCAATCATAGGTTATGTGCCTGACAAGGGTTTTTTATACGAAAAATTAACCGGCCTGGAGTTTCTCCGTTTTGTTGCCGCCCTTTATAAGATACCGGAGGAAAAAGCAGCCGGGAAAATCAAGGACCTCTCTGAAACCTTCTCCATCAGGGAAATTCTTGACGGACTTATTGAAAGTTATTCCACAGGCATGAGGCAGAGGCTTGTATTCGTAGCGGCAATGATTAATGAGCCTAAAATCCTTTTAATAGACGAACCAATAGTAGGACTTGACCCCAAGGGCGTAAGAATGTTAAAAAATCTACTACAGGGGCAGGCGGCAGGCGGCTTAACCATATTTATGGCAACACACAGTCTCCTGCTTGCTGAGGAATTATGCTCTGACATAGGCATAATAAACAACGGCAGATTGATAGCCTCAGGCACAAAAGAAGAGCTTTTGAGTTCAGGCAGAAGACTTGAGGACTTCTTCCTGCAGGTTACAGAAAAACAACCTTATTTATAAGGAGACCAGTGATGAAACAGGTACTTATCTTTGATGCAGGCGGCAGGCATCTGAAACAGATTTCAACGCATTTAAAAAAATATTATTCTGTTTATGGATTTAGAGCAATTAAAGATGTCAGGGCGCACCTTGAGAATTCAATACCTGATATTGCCATTCTCTGCATGTCCTACGACCTTAATCAAAAGCATCTGAAAACATTCAAAGACCTGTCGCCTGTAATAGGGGTCGTCGGGAAGGAAATCCCGGGCACGGTCAAAAAGGCTCTCAGCGCAGGCATTACGGATTTTCTTATTGCGCCGTGCAGCCCGTTTGAATTAAAGCTCAGCGTTGAAAGCGCCCTGAGGAGTAAAAGCCGCATTGAAAAGCTTCAGAAGGAAAAAGAACGTCTTCAGGCAATAAATGAAACCACCTTCCTGGTCTCCTCCACGCTGGACCCTCAGGAAATGCTGTACACCATTGTAAGAAAAATAGCTGAGATAGTTCCTGTGGTCAGGTGTTCCATGATACGCATAGACAAGGAGGAAAACACCGCGGATGTGGTTGCTACTTCTGAAAACCCGAAGATAAAAAATATAAAGCTTGACCTTGATAAGTATCCTGAAATCAAGGAAGCCATTTTGACAAAGCATGCGATTGTGGTGAATGACATAAAAACCGACCCTATAATGATGGATGTAAGGGACATAATCTCTCCCTTAGGAATAAAGTCAATCATTGTGCTTCCGATATTCTACAGGGATACGGCAATCGGCACCCTGTTTCTGAGGACCTCACGCTCAAGCAGGTCATTTAGTCAGGATGAAATCAGGTTTTGCAGCACGGTCACAAACGCATGCGCCAATGCCATATACAATGCTTTTTTGTATGAGAGACTGGAATATGAAAAGACCTCTCTTGGAAAACTGGCGATAACAGACTTCCTTACCGGTCTTTACAATGTGCGCTATTTTTATCACCGTATTGAGGAGGAATTCACAAGGGCACAGCGATATAAATTCCCTCTGACGTGTCTGATGCTTGACATTGATTTTTTTAAGCGCATAAATGACACTTACAGCCACAGGGTAGGCGACCAGGTATTAAAGGAATTTGCGCAGGTCTTAAAGAAAAACGTGCGAAGCGGCGATCTCCTCGCGCGGTACGGCGGTGAAGAATTTATTATCCTCCTTCCCAATACGGCAAAAACAGGCTCCATCACGGCATCCGAGAAATTAAGGCTCTGCATAAAAGACCATAAGTTTAAATCGCTCAGGGGGAAAGAGGCAATAACCGTAAGCATTGGCATAGCCTCATTTCCTCATGAACGCATTAACACAAGCGATGACCTGATTACCTGTGCTGACACCGCTCTTCTTGAGGCAAAAACCAAAGGCAGGAATCAAGTAGTATTTTATACATGAAGCTCCTCCCCGTTCTTTTTATCCCGAAGGTTCTATCCTTAAAGAACTCTCTGGAGATAAAAAGAATGCTTAACAGATTTCCGTTTGCACTTCTGGGTATAGGCTTCTGGCTGTTCATATATATCATCTTCAGAAAAATCCTGATTTACTTCAGAAGCACAGAGATCTTCGGAGACATCCTTGCGGCAAAACTCCTGTCTATGGTATTCCTGACATTCCTGAGCCTTCTGCTGATGAGCAGCATTCTCACGGCCCTTTCAACTTTTTATCTTTCAAGAGACCTTGAACTGCTATTCACAAAACCGGTTGATTTAAGAAAAATACAGTCTGCAAAGGCAGTGGAGACCTTCCTGACATCCTCATGGATGGTCATATTGTTTGCGCTGCCTGTTTTTATAGCCTACGGGAATGTTTACAACGCAGGCATTATTTATTACGCCGCGCTTCCGGTAGTGTTCTTTTCCTTTCTTCTGATTCCCGCCGGCATAGGCATAACAGCCACTCATATTATTGCAAAGGCATTGCCCGCAAAAAGCGCGCATAATGTAATGATGGTGCTCGGCATCCTGTTTTTTCTGACGGTGTTGCTGCTTTTCAGGGTCATGCAGCCTGAAAAATTTCTCAGGCCCGAGTCCTTTCCGACCCTGCTTGAGTATCTGACAAGCATCGGGACCGACTCCGCATTCCTGCCGCACTACTGGGCCACCCAGTCGCTCCTGCCCCTGCTTACAGGGAAAAAAACCGGAAGCGTTTTTTATATGCTGGTCATGATAGCTAACGGCGCATTTTCAATGCTGATTGCATCATGGGCCGGCTCTTTATTTTATAAAGACGCCTTTGATAAAGCGCAGAGTTCAAAAAGACAGGGCCTCAGGCTTCCCATGGAACGGCTCTTCCCCCGGAAGATGTCCACCCTCAGAGAGGCGCTGATGGTTAAAGACCTGAAGATATTTTTAAGGGACAACAGCCAGTGGCCCCAGCTCCTTTTACTTGCGGCAGTGGTCGTGATATATGTATATAATTTCAAAGTGCTGCCTCTTAATGCAATCCCCGGAGTATCTTTTTTTCTGAATAATTTTTTAGGGTTTTTAAATCTGGGGCTTGCGGGTTTTGTGCTTTCCGCCATTGCGGCAAGGCTGCTCTTCCCGGCCGTAAGCCTTGAGGGGCAGACGTTCTGGCTTATCAAGGCGTCTCCGGTCACCATGAAGGAATTCCTTTTGAGCAAGCTCATCTCAGGGCTGATGCCGCTCCTAATACTTTCCTTAATCTTGATTTTAACTACGAATTTAATATTGGGGATAAAGGGCCTGATGATGGCGCTTTCGCTGGCAACAATTTTTCTGATAACGCTTTCCGTCGGAGGCTTAGGGGTCGGGCTTGGCGCAATGTATCCGAAATTTAAGTATGACAACATCGCATCCATCTCAATGGGCTTCGGCGGGATACTCTTTATGATATTGTCACTTTTATCCATAACCTTTACCGTGCTTTTAGAGGCCTGGCCGCTCTATCTTTATTTCAGTGCAAAGATGACCGGAAGGGCGCTGAATAAATGGGAGCTTTTTCAGATAGGAACAAGCCTTGTTCTTGTTTTAACCATAAACATCGTGTCTTTTTATGTCCCCCTGCGCATCGGGGTAAAGAGGCTGGAGGCGCTGGAGGAGTAAAAAAAGAAAAAAGGGACGGAAAAAAGGGGACGGTTCTATTTATCTTCATTTTTGTCTTTTTTTGGTCTGCCTTTAAGCTTAACCATTGCGTTGACGTTATATTCTTTAGTTACTTTATCCGTAAAGTCTTCACTGCCGTATATCACCCTTCTATTCATCTCACCCCTCATCATATTTTTTTCTCTAACCATTCCGCGTATGAATTCCCTGTATTGACTTCTGCGTTCGCTCTCGTTTTTAGATAGTCCTTTGTAAATTGGATGTTTATCTAATAATACATCTTTTTTTCCATACGCATATGCATTGTAACTGCTCCACTTGTAGTCTTGCGGGTCTTCTGCTATTTTTGCTCTTACTGGATTTAATTCAACATAGCTTCCACAGGCAAGAAGATAATTATCTTTTGATATTATGATGCTCTTATACCTGTCCTGCCAGAAATGACCTATATGCTTGTAGCAGACTTTGTAATATTGTGCGTATGACAGGTTTATCCCCTTCATTATTTCAGCTAAAGTGCCACCTTTTTCTGCAGGCTCTATGACCAGATGAACATGATTACTCATTAATACATAGTGATAAAGCTTGAATTTGTACTTCTCTTTATATCTCTGAAGTATCTCAATGTATTTTTTGTAATCTTGCACTCTCTTAAAAACATCCTGACGATTATTCCCACGTGTCAATATGTGATATACATATTTCTTAGGCGCTATTCTTGCTGTCCTCGGCATGCTGAAATCTACTACATTTTGCCTTTTTATGTCAAGAAAATAGAACCGTCCCCTTTTTTCTTATATATATATATTGTGATTATTGACTGGTATTAGGATGCTATAATTTCTTATGGGATGGAAATGGACAGACCATATAGAGATACAGCTTGTTGAAAGTTAAAAAATGAGGATACATTTATTACTATTCCTATGATAAACCTTGACAACAGGTTGTTCTTAATATATAACTAATATCATGAGCGGGTTGAAACAAGCAGCCGACTTTCCTGCCTTATCATGGAGGCATTCATATGAAGGCTAATGTATTGGTAAAAGATGGGCAAAAATATGGCGGCAACTATGTTGCAACTATCTCTTTTACGAATAAAAAAGTAATCTCTATTGGTCCAGACCCTGTTAAAGTGCATAGTGATGCAGTGTTAAAAGGTTTTAAAGACCCGGTTATCGTTTTCATTCCTAAAAGAGGAATGACAAACGTTTATTAATGCCTCTTTCTAAAATTCCATTCACTTATTTTCATAATGGCATTTACCGTCCAGTTCTTCAAATAAGCATTATAAATCCACATACCAACTTATTTCAGAAGACATATTAATTTCACTTCACTGAGAAACATGTTTTAACCCTCATAATTCAGGCTGAATGATATAATATAGCTCATATGGAAGTTATCACCACCCACATAAACGCGGACTTTGACGCCCTTGCTTCAATGGTAGCGGCGAAAAAACTCTACCCTGATGCAGTAATGGCATTCCCCGGCTCTCAGGAAAAGGGCGTGCGGGATTTTTTAGCTGCATCTTATGCCGAGCTGGATTTCAAAAAAATCAAGGACATAAACTTTGACGGCATTACCCGCTTGATACTTGTAGATGTCAGGAGCTCGCAGAGAATCGGGCAGTTCGCCGAAATCCTGAACAAAAAAGGGCTGGAGGTTCACATCTATGACCATCACCCTTCACTGCCTGAAAACATAAAGGGGCAGAAAGAAGTCATAGACACAATCGGCGCAACCGCCTCAATATTCATGGAAGCGCTTCAGAAAAATAAAATTGAGATAACGCCTGTTGAGGCAACCATCTTTGCATTAGGCATATATGAAGAAACTGGCTCCCTTATCTTTCCGTCTACAACAGTAAAAGACCTGGCTGCCGTTGCCTGGCTCCTTAAACGCGGGGCAAATCTGAATATCGTCTCCAGTTTCATCAGCAAGGAAATGGGGGCCGAGGAGATTGACCTGCTGAACGAATTAATACATTCAGCCCGCGACCTGGTAATCCACGGACTCAGGATAAAAATCGCCAAGGCTTCAAGGGAAAAGTATGTAGGAGAGGTTGCTTACCTGGCTCATAAACTCAGAGACATGGAAGATGTTGACGCGCTTTTTCTACTTGTGATGCTGGAGGACCGTATCCATATTATTGCACGGAGCCGCGCGCCTGAGGTTGATACATCTGAGATACTCCAGTCATTCAGAGGAGGGGGACATCCGGCTGCATCATCTGCAATCATAAGGGAAGAATCCCTTGAAGATGTTGAAGAGGGCCTTGTGGACATACTGAACAAAAAAATACGGCCTGCAAAAACTGCAATGGACATAATGACCTCTCCGGTAAAGACAATCCAGCAGGACAACACAATAAAAACCGCCGAAGAGACCATGACAAAGTACGGGATAAATGTCTTGCCTGTGCTCAAGGACAATATTTACACAGGACTGATATCCCGGGAAATTATAGAAAAGGCTTTGTTCCTCGGATTCAAAGACAGCAATGTCAATGAGTTCTGCACTACTGACGCCTTTACCGTAACGCCCGGGACCTCAATCAGGGAGATTGAGTCCCTGATGATAGAGCAGAACCAGAGGTTTATGCCTGTCATTGAAAACAAAGAAATTGTCGGCGCAATTACAAGGACTGACCTTCTGCGGTCCATCTATGAAGACATTCTGCGCAAGAGCAGGCTTGATGAGGAAGAGCTGAGAGAGAAACCCTCAATAGGCAAAAACATTGCATCGCTTATTAAGGGAAAATTTCCTGAAAAACTATTTAATGTGCTTAAGCTCTCCGGAGAAATAGCCGAAGACCTCGGGTTCCCCGCATATCTCGTAGGCGGCTCTGTCAGGGACCTTTTACGGGGGGAAACAAATCTTGATATAGATATTGTAATTGAAGGCGATGCAATAGCCTTTGCGCAATCCATAGGCAGAAAACTCAATGCAAAAGTGAAGACACACCAGGCATTCGGCACTGCAGTTGTGATAACTGATTCCCTGAAATTTGATGTGGCAACTGCAAGGACTGAATACTACGAAACGCCTGCGGCTCTGCCAAAGGTTGAGATGTCATCCATAAAAAAAGACCTTTACCGGAGGGATTTTACGATAAATGCGCTTGCCGTAAAGCTCAACTCACAGGATTTCGGCAGTCTCCTTGATTTTTTCGGGGCTCAGAGAGACCTTAAGGAAAAGACCATCAGGATTCTTCACAATCTGAGCTTCATAGAAGACCCTACAAGGGCCTTCAGGGCCATAAGATTTTCAGAGAGGTTCGGCTTTAAGATAAGCAAGCACACGCTGAACCTGATAAAAACCGCAGTAAGGATAAACCTCTTTGAAAAACTCTCGGGCTCAAGGCTTTACGATGAGCTTAATCTTTTATTCCTTGAGACAGAGCCAATAAAAGCGGTCAAGAGACTTTCTGAGATGGACCTTCTGAGGTTTATACATCCGAATATTGCCCTTACGCCGCCAGTTGAAAAAACATTCCATGACATTGACGAGTCAATATCATGGTTTAAGCTCCTTTTTATAGAAGAGCCTCTGAATAAATCGCATCTTTTTCTGATGGCGCTCTTTGAAGGGCTTAAAGTGGACGATATGGAACAGTCGCTGAAACGGCTTGTGGTCCCGCCAAAGGCAAAGAAGGAAATAATTGAAGGCATTGAACAGTCACGACAGGCTCTATCAAAATTGCAGACTGCTTCCCAGAAAGACATTTACTACGCGCTTCAGCCTTTGA
Proteins encoded in this window:
- a CDS encoding CBS domain-containing protein, which gives rise to MEVITTHINADFDALASMVAAKKLYPDAVMAFPGSQEKGVRDFLAASYAELDFKKIKDINFDGITRLILVDVRSSQRIGQFAEILNKKGLEVHIYDHHPSLPENIKGQKEVIDTIGATASIFMEALQKNKIEITPVEATIFALGIYEETGSLIFPSTTVKDLAAVAWLLKRGANLNIVSSFISKEMGAEEIDLLNELIHSARDLVIHGLRIKIAKASREKYVGEVAYLAHKLRDMEDVDALFLLVMLEDRIHIIARSRAPEVDTSEILQSFRGGGHPAASSAIIREESLEDVEEGLVDILNKKIRPAKTAMDIMTSPVKTIQQDNTIKTAEETMTKYGINVLPVLKDNIYTGLISREIIEKALFLGFKDSNVNEFCTTDAFTVTPGTSIREIESLMIEQNQRFMPVIENKEIVGAITRTDLLRSIYEDILRKSRLDEEELREKPSIGKNIASLIKGKFPEKLFNVLKLSGEIAEDLGFPAYLVGGSVRDLLRGETNLDIDIVIEGDAIAFAQSIGRKLNAKVKTHQAFGTAVVITDSLKFDVATARTEYYETPAALPKVEMSSIKKDLYRRDFTINALAVKLNSQDFGSLLDFFGAQRDLKEKTIRILHNLSFIEDPTRAFRAIRFSERFGFKISKHTLNLIKTAVRINLFEKLSGSRLYDELNLLFLETEPIKAVKRLSEMDLLRFIHPNIALTPPVEKTFHDIDESISWFKLLFIEEPLNKSHLFLMALFEGLKVDDMEQSLKRLVVPPKAKKEIIEGIEQSRQALSKLQTASQKDIYYALQPLSTQTIIFAMAKAKDKAQKKAISLHLTTLRKIKPVLAGKDLEKIGYKPGPAFNEMLKAILDARLEGRIKSMEDEVKFVKEKFKA
- a CDS encoding diguanylate cyclase, which translates into the protein MKQVLIFDAGGRHLKQISTHLKKYYSVYGFRAIKDVRAHLENSIPDIAILCMSYDLNQKHLKTFKDLSPVIGVVGKEIPGTVKKALSAGITDFLIAPCSPFELKLSVESALRSKSRIEKLQKEKERLQAINETTFLVSSTLDPQEMLYTIVRKIAEIVPVVRCSMIRIDKEENTADVVATSENPKIKNIKLDLDKYPEIKEAILTKHAIVVNDIKTDPIMMDVRDIISPLGIKSIIVLPIFYRDTAIGTLFLRTSRSSRSFSQDEIRFCSTVTNACANAIYNAFLYERLEYEKTSLGKLAITDFLTGLYNVRYFYHRIEEEFTRAQRYKFPLTCLMLDIDFFKRINDTYSHRVGDQVLKEFAQVLKKNVRSGDLLARYGGEEFIILLPNTAKTGSITASEKLRLCIKDHKFKSLRGKEAITVSIGIASFPHERINTSDDLITCADTALLEAKTKGRNQVVFYT
- a CDS encoding ABC transporter ATP-binding protein, yielding MIKLSNIGKNFGDYWAIRYLDIEVAKGRIFGFLGPNGAGKTTTVKMIAGLLKPAAGQIFAGGHDVVQEPLKAKSIIGYVPDKGFLYEKLTGLEFLRFVAALYKIPEEKAAGKIKDLSETFSIREILDGLIESYSTGMRQRLVFVAAMINEPKILLIDEPIVGLDPKGVRMLKNLLQGQAAGGLTIFMATHSLLLAEELCSDIGIINNGRLIASGTKEELLSSGRRLEDFFLQVTEKQPYL
- a CDS encoding transposase, whose amino-acid sequence is MPRTARIAPKKYVYHILTRGNNRQDVFKRVQDYKKYIEILQRYKEKYKFKLYHYVLMSNHVHLVIEPAEKGGTLAEIMKGINLSYAQYYKVCYKHIGHFWQDRYKSIIISKDNYLLACGSYVELNPVRAKIAEDPQDYKWSSYNAYAYGKKDVLLDKHPIYKGLSKNESERRSQYREFIRGMVREKNMMRGEMNRRVIYGSEDFTDKVTKEYNVNAMVKLKGRPKKDKNEDK